A portion of the Faecalibacterium sp. I3-3-89 genome contains these proteins:
- a CDS encoding ATP-dependent Clp protease proteolytic subunit, whose product MSFVPYVVEQSAHGERSYDIFSRLLNDRIIVLSEDVNDTSASLVVAQLLYLEGQDPDKDISLYINSPGGSISAGMAIHDTIQYIKCDVSTICMGMAASMGAFLLASGTKGKRFALPNAEIMIHQPLIAGGQGGGLSGQATDIKIHADHLVRTRAKMNRLLSEYTGQPLEKVELDTERDNFLSAQEAKEYGLIDEVITHR is encoded by the coding sequence ATGAGTTTTGTTCCTTACGTTGTCGAGCAGTCGGCGCACGGGGAGCGTTCCTATGATATTTTCTCCCGTCTGCTGAACGACCGCATCATTGTGCTGAGCGAGGATGTCAACGATACCTCCGCCAGCCTTGTCGTGGCACAGCTGCTGTATCTGGAAGGGCAGGACCCCGATAAGGACATCAGCCTGTATATCAACAGCCCCGGCGGCTCCATCAGCGCAGGTATGGCCATCCACGATACCATCCAGTATATCAAGTGTGACGTCTCCACCATCTGCATGGGCATGGCCGCCTCGATGGGTGCGTTCCTGCTGGCCAGCGGCACCAAGGGCAAGCGCTTCGCCCTGCCCAACGCCGAGATCATGATCCACCAGCCCCTCATCGCCGGCGGTCAGGGCGGCGGTCTGTCCGGACAGGCTACCGACATCAAGATCCATGCCGACCATCTCGTCCGCACCCGCGCCAAGATGAACCGGCTGCTCAGCGAGTACACCGGCCAGCCGCTGGAAAAGGTGGAGCTGGATACCGAGCGCGACAACTTCCTTTCTGCGCAGGAGGCCAAGGAATACGGCCTCATCGATGAGGTCATCACCCACCGCTGA
- the tig gene encoding trigger factor, protein MNFIKCEKLEKSMAELQFSIDAEAFKAAVADVFKKEGKKYPVQGFRKGKAPKALIEKMYGADVFTYDAINELFPAAYEEAVKAAGIEPVGRPEVSVDSASEAEGATLTVKVAVKPEVKIGAYNGLTVEKTVHTVSDEAVEAELKRVQERNARELTREGAAENGDIVDIDFEGFVDGVAFEGGKAEHYSLTLGSGSFIPGFEDQIIGHAAGEEFDVNVTFPEQYQAAELAGKPAVFKIKLHEVKYKELPALDDELAKDCSEYDTLDEFKASIRKNNQEQLDKQDDLAVENALVDQVIEGMEAEIPQAMYDVRMDELVNDFAFRMEQQGLRLEDYLKYMGQSVDQFRASFMPQAEKQVKIRLALEAVAAAENIEATEDELNAEVKRIADQYKMEEDKVRELINVDEVKHDLAINKAIDFIKSHANVVEKAAEAEKTADAE, encoded by the coding sequence ATGAATTTCATCAAGTGCGAAAAGCTCGAGAAGAGCATGGCAGAGCTGCAGTTCTCCATCGACGCTGAGGCCTTCAAGGCAGCAGTTGCCGATGTCTTCAAGAAGGAGGGCAAGAAGTACCCTGTTCAGGGCTTCCGCAAGGGCAAGGCTCCCAAGGCTCTGATCGAGAAGATGTACGGCGCTGATGTCTTTACCTATGACGCCATCAACGAGCTGTTCCCCGCAGCTTACGAAGAGGCTGTCAAGGCTGCCGGTATCGAGCCGGTGGGCCGTCCTGAGGTCTCCGTCGATTCCGCCAGTGAGGCTGAGGGCGCTACCCTGACCGTCAAGGTCGCAGTCAAGCCCGAGGTGAAGATCGGCGCTTACAACGGTCTGACTGTCGAGAAGACGGTCCATACTGTTTCTGACGAGGCTGTCGAGGCCGAGCTGAAGCGTGTGCAGGAGCGCAACGCCCGTGAGCTGACCCGTGAGGGCGCTGCTGAGAACGGCGACATCGTTGACATCGACTTCGAGGGCTTTGTGGACGGCGTTGCATTCGAGGGCGGCAAGGCAGAGCACTACAGCCTGACTCTGGGCAGCGGCAGCTTCATCCCCGGCTTCGAGGATCAGATCATCGGCCACGCTGCTGGTGAGGAGTTCGACGTCAACGTCACCTTCCCCGAGCAGTATCAGGCTGCCGAGCTGGCTGGCAAGCCCGCTGTCTTTAAGATCAAGCTGCACGAGGTCAAGTACAAGGAGCTGCCCGCTCTGGACGACGAGCTGGCAAAGGACTGCTCCGAGTACGACACTCTGGACGAGTTCAAGGCTTCCATCCGCAAGAACAATCAGGAGCAGCTGGACAAGCAGGATGATCTGGCCGTCGAGAACGCTCTGGTCGATCAGGTCATCGAGGGCATGGAGGCTGAGATCCCTCAGGCCATGTATGATGTCCGCATGGACGAGCTGGTCAACGACTTTGCTTTCCGTATGGAGCAGCAGGGCCTGCGCCTCGAGGACTACCTGAAGTATATGGGCCAGTCCGTCGATCAGTTCCGCGCTTCCTTCATGCCGCAGGCTGAGAAGCAGGTCAAGATCCGTCTGGCTCTGGAGGCTGTCGCAGCTGCCGAGAACATCGAGGCCACTGAGGACGAGCTGAATGCCGAGGTCAAGCGCATTGCTGACCAGTACAAGATGGAAGAGGACAAGGTCCGCGAGCTGATCAACGTGGATGAGGTGAAGCACGATCTGGCCATCAATAAGGCGATCGACTTCATCAAGAGCCACGCAAATGTCGTGGAGAAGGCCGCTGAGGCCGAGAAGACCGCTGACGCTGAGTAA
- a CDS encoding metallophosphoesterase — protein sequence MALFVLGDTHLSLGASKPMDVFPGWNGYVERLERNWRKLIKPEDTIVLAGDISWAMRLTDTRKDFAFLQQLPGQKLIMKGNHDYWWTTANKMNAYLKAEGFDTLHILHNNSYAVEGYAICGTRGWLFDVGEAHDEKVMNREIGRLKMSLDAAEPGLEKLVFLHYPPVYTGTSAPEIVATLKAYGIRTCYYGHLHGNAIRYAVQGDVDGIRYKLVSADGLKFCPYRIN from the coding sequence ATGGCACTTTTTGTGCTTGGCGATACCCACCTCTCCCTAGGTGCCTCCAAGCCGATGGACGTTTTCCCCGGCTGGAACGGCTATGTGGAGCGGCTGGAACGCAACTGGCGCAAGCTCATCAAGCCCGAGGACACCATCGTCCTTGCAGGCGACATCAGCTGGGCCATGCGGCTGACCGACACCCGGAAGGACTTCGCGTTCTTGCAGCAGCTGCCGGGGCAGAAGCTCATCATGAAGGGGAACCACGATTATTGGTGGACCACCGCCAACAAGATGAACGCTTACCTGAAGGCCGAGGGCTTTGACACCCTCCACATCCTGCACAACAACTCCTACGCCGTGGAGGGTTACGCCATCTGCGGCACCCGGGGCTGGCTGTTCGATGTGGGGGAGGCCCACGACGAAAAGGTGATGAACCGGGAGATCGGGCGGCTCAAAATGAGCCTTGACGCCGCAGAGCCGGGGCTGGAGAAGCTGGTGTTCCTGCATTATCCGCCGGTCTACACCGGCACCAGTGCCCCTGAGATCGTGGCGACGCTGAAGGCCTACGGCATCCGGACCTGCTACTACGGCCATCTGCACGGCAACGCCATCCGGTACGCCGTACAGGGCGATGTGGACGGCATCCGCTACAAGCTCGTCAGCGCCGACGGCCTGAAGTTCTGCCCCTACCGCATCAACTGA
- the thrC gene encoding threonine synthase: MKFFSTRDHDRIVTASQAIAQGLSDEGGLFVPERFPQVDVRALCQLDYPALAAAVVSEYLTDYSKNFLAEATRTTYGEAFGGKAGYLAPVEGDTYALELWHGPTCAFKDYALQLMPKLLVEAKKNLSRTEKTLILVATSGDTGKAALDGYHDIPGVEIAVFYPTGGTSEIQRLQMATQEGANVAVYAVRGNFDDAQTGVKRVFGDKAIAAKLAERNIRLSSANSINWGRLVPQIVYYFAAYAQLLKAGKIAFGDEVDFCVPTGNFGDILAGYYAKQMGLPVGRLVCASNQNNVLTDFLSTGTYTAKREFYKTTSPSMDILVSSNLERLLYHVTGSDVEVAGLMKSLNETGSYTVRPETLAAIRESFDCGWSSEEQVAGEIRARYEKDGYLCDTHTAVAFHVAAQKKRDGVPMVVLSTASPFKFPRSVLEALGHTAPENDFEAMQALEEATGRTAPASLAALRQKAERFSTVIDPAGIAEVALGYQA, from the coding sequence ATGAAATTTTTCAGCACGAGAGACCATGACCGCATTGTGACCGCCTCTCAGGCGATCGCACAGGGCCTGTCGGATGAGGGCGGTCTGTTCGTCCCGGAACGCTTTCCGCAGGTGGACGTCAGGGCGCTGTGCCAGCTGGATTATCCCGCGCTGGCCGCTGCCGTCGTCAGCGAATATCTGACCGACTACTCCAAGAACTTCCTCGCTGAAGCCACCCGCACCACCTACGGGGAGGCGTTCGGCGGCAAGGCAGGCTATCTGGCCCCGGTGGAAGGGGATACCTATGCCCTTGAGCTGTGGCATGGCCCGACCTGTGCGTTCAAGGACTACGCCCTCCAGCTGATGCCCAAGCTTCTCGTGGAGGCAAAGAAGAACCTCTCCCGCACCGAAAAGACCCTCATCCTCGTGGCCACCAGCGGCGACACCGGCAAGGCTGCGCTGGATGGCTACCACGACATCCCGGGCGTCGAGATCGCCGTGTTCTACCCCACGGGCGGCACCAGCGAGATCCAGCGCCTGCAGATGGCGACGCAGGAGGGGGCGAACGTCGCGGTCTACGCGGTGCGGGGCAACTTCGACGATGCCCAGACCGGCGTGAAGCGGGTCTTCGGCGACAAAGCCATCGCGGCCAAGCTGGCCGAGCGGAACATCCGCCTTTCCAGCGCCAACTCCATCAACTGGGGCCGCCTTGTGCCCCAGATCGTCTACTATTTTGCCGCCTACGCCCAGCTGCTCAAGGCCGGGAAGATCGCCTTCGGCGACGAGGTGGATTTCTGCGTGCCCACCGGCAACTTCGGCGATATTCTGGCGGGCTATTATGCAAAGCAGATGGGTCTGCCCGTGGGCAGGCTGGTCTGTGCCTCCAACCAGAACAATGTCCTGACCGACTTCCTCTCCACCGGTACTTACACCGCCAAGCGGGAGTTTTATAAGACCACCTCGCCCAGCATGGACATCCTCGTCTCCTCCAACCTCGAGCGTCTGCTCTACCACGTCACCGGCAGCGATGTTGAGGTGGCCGGTCTGATGAAGAGCCTGAATGAGACAGGCAGCTACACCGTCCGTCCCGAGACGCTGGCGGCGATCCGGGAGAGCTTCGACTGCGGCTGGAGCAGCGAGGAGCAGGTGGCAGGGGAGATCCGCGCCCGCTACGAGAAGGACGGCTACCTCTGCGACACCCATACCGCTGTGGCGTTCCACGTCGCTGCCCAGAAGAAGCGGGACGGCGTGCCGATGGTGGTGCTCTCCACCGCCTCGCCCTTCAAGTTCCCCCGCAGCGTGCTGGAGGCTCTGGGTCATACCGCACCGGAGAACGATTTCGAGGCCATGCAGGCGCTGGAAGAAGCTACCGGCCGGACCGCGCCCGCAAGCCTTGCTGCCCTGCGGCAGAAAGCCGAGCGGTTCAGCACCGTCATCGACCCGGCGGGGATCGCGGAGGTGGCGCTGGGCTATCAGGCGTGA
- a CDS encoding YraN family protein has product MGRAETGQRGEAAAARFYQKQGAELLGHNYHTRMGEIDLILREPDGTLVFCEVKTRAKDSLDTPAAAVNAAKQRRIIASAALYLQSTRQSDEPVRFDVAEVVPLDSGRWMVHIIKGAFWAKS; this is encoded by the coding sequence ATGGGCCGGGCCGAGACGGGCCAAAGAGGAGAGGCCGCCGCGGCCCGCTTCTACCAGAAGCAGGGGGCAGAGCTTCTCGGCCATAATTATCACACCCGGATGGGGGAGATCGACCTCATCCTGCGGGAACCGGACGGGACACTGGTGTTCTGCGAGGTCAAGACCCGCGCCAAAGACTCTCTGGATACCCCTGCCGCTGCGGTGAATGCCGCGAAGCAGAGGCGTATCATCGCATCTGCCGCATTGTATCTCCAGAGCACCCGTCAGAGCGACGAACCGGTGCGTTTCGACGTGGCTGAGGTCGTCCCTCTTGACAGCGGGCGCTGGATGGTACATATTATAAAGGGTGCTTTCTGGGCAAAAAGCTAG
- a CDS encoding ribonuclease HII has protein sequence MKRRTDEEISAPLYAYDADIRAQYGCFAGVDEAGRGPLCGPVCVAACILDPEAPVYGINDSKKLTEKKREALFEQIIEKALAYKIVFVGPDVIDRDNILNATMGGMRQAVEGLDIVPNLVLVDGNRTPAGLTMPAQPVVKGDATSASIGAASVLAKVSRDRYMLELDKQYPQYQLAKHKGYGTKLHYELIAQYGIQPFYRRSFLKKQGYWPEGK, from the coding sequence ATGAAGCGCCGGACAGACGAGGAGATCTCTGCGCCGCTCTATGCCTATGATGCCGACATCCGGGCGCAGTACGGCTGCTTTGCAGGCGTGGACGAGGCGGGCCGCGGCCCGCTGTGCGGCCCGGTCTGTGTGGCTGCCTGCATCCTTGACCCCGAGGCTCCGGTCTACGGCATCAACGACTCGAAGAAGCTGACCGAGAAAAAACGGGAGGCCCTCTTCGAGCAGATCATCGAAAAGGCGCTGGCCTATAAGATCGTCTTCGTCGGCCCGGATGTCATCGACCGCGACAACATCCTCAACGCCACCATGGGCGGGATGCGTCAGGCCGTGGAGGGGCTGGACATCGTGCCCAACCTCGTCCTCGTGGACGGCAACCGGACTCCGGCAGGGCTGACCATGCCCGCACAGCCGGTGGTGAAGGGCGATGCCACCAGCGCCAGCATCGGCGCGGCATCAGTGCTGGCGAAAGTCAGCCGTGACCGCTATATGCTGGAGCTGGACAAGCAGTATCCCCAGTATCAGTTGGCGAAGCACAAGGGCTACGGCACAAAGCTGCACTATGAACTCATTGCACAGTACGGCATCCAGCCCTTCTACCGCCGCAGCTTCCTCAAAAAACAGGGCTACTGGCCCGAAGGCAAGTGA
- the ylqF gene encoding ribosome biogenesis GTPase YlqF produces the protein MNNQDTRFANQYTIQWFPGHMTKTLRMMEQEILHVDASLVLLDARIPLSSLNPEIERITARKPKLYALNKADLADPAVTEEWIRYFHEADAGCVAISAKQKGGANAVKAAIEKELSGLLARRQNRGMGGAKTQVMLCGIPNVGKSTFINTFAGSARAKAADRPGVTKGKQWVSTEKFDLLDMPGVLWKKFDSKTIASNLAFIGSIKDDILDVEELAMNLLDEVRRNYPDLVAQRYKLDAETLALPPYELMEAIGRKRGLLVRGGEVDTERCAIMLVDEFRACKWGRISLERPPQRDDMADFAEEDEE, from the coding sequence ATGAACAATCAGGACACCCGGTTTGCAAACCAATATACCATCCAATGGTTTCCGGGCCATATGACCAAGACGCTGCGGATGATGGAGCAGGAGATCCTGCACGTTGACGCCAGCCTTGTGCTGCTGGACGCCCGCATCCCGCTGTCCAGCCTCAACCCGGAGATCGAGCGCATCACGGCCCGCAAGCCCAAGCTCTATGCGCTGAACAAGGCCGACCTCGCCGACCCCGCCGTGACGGAGGAGTGGATCCGCTACTTCCACGAGGCCGACGCAGGCTGTGTGGCCATCAGCGCCAAGCAAAAGGGCGGCGCGAACGCCGTCAAGGCCGCCATCGAGAAGGAGCTGTCCGGCCTGCTGGCCCGCCGTCAGAACCGCGGCATGGGCGGCGCGAAGACGCAGGTGATGCTCTGCGGCATCCCGAATGTGGGCAAATCCACCTTCATCAATACCTTCGCAGGCTCGGCCCGTGCCAAGGCGGCCGACCGTCCCGGCGTGACCAAGGGCAAGCAGTGGGTCAGCACCGAGAAATTCGACCTGCTGGATATGCCCGGCGTGCTCTGGAAGAAATTCGATTCCAAGACCATCGCCTCGAATCTGGCCTTCATCGGCTCCATCAAGGACGACATCCTTGACGTCGAAGAGCTGGCTATGAACCTTCTGGATGAGGTGCGCCGCAACTATCCCGACCTCGTGGCCCAGCGGTACAAGCTGGACGCCGAGACGCTGGCTCTGCCGCCCTACGAGCTGATGGAGGCCATCGGCCGCAAGCGCGGCCTGCTGGTGCGGGGCGGCGAGGTGGACACCGAGCGCTGTGCGATCATGCTGGTGGACGAGTTCCGCGCCTGCAAGTGGGGCCGCATCTCCCTCGAGCGCCCGCCCCAGCGGGACGATATGGCGGACTTTGCCGAGGAGGACGAGGAATGA
- the lepB gene encoding signal peptidase I, producing the protein MEQSQPAARGQSLLEWYEALISAALVLVLVFSFFFRIIQVDGESMVPTLENGDKLIVWGAGYEPQRGDVVIVDSYTSYGRPLVKRVIAKGGDTISIDYAAGTVKVNGKVLEEDYIAEPTYLGYDVEFPYTVPEGTVFVMGDNRNASLDSRSSYVGCIDEQDILGKVLLCFLPFSDFGVVK; encoded by the coding sequence ATGGAACAGTCACAGCCTGCTGCCCGTGGGCAGAGCCTGCTGGAATGGTACGAAGCGCTCATTTCGGCGGCGCTGGTGTTGGTGCTGGTGTTCTCCTTCTTTTTCCGCATCATTCAGGTGGATGGCGAGTCGATGGTGCCTACGCTGGAAAACGGAGACAAGCTCATCGTCTGGGGCGCAGGATACGAGCCGCAGCGGGGCGATGTGGTCATCGTGGACAGCTACACCAGCTATGGCCGGCCGCTGGTCAAGCGGGTCATCGCCAAGGGCGGCGACACCATCTCCATCGACTACGCCGCCGGCACCGTGAAGGTGAACGGCAAGGTGCTGGAAGAGGATTACATTGCAGAGCCGACCTATCTGGGCTATGACGTGGAGTTTCCCTACACTGTGCCGGAGGGGACGGTCTTCGTTATGGGAGACAACCGCAACGCCTCGCTGGACAGCCGCTCGAGCTATGTCGGCTGCATCGACGAACAGGATATACTGGGCAAAGTGCTGCTCTGCTTTTTGCCCTTTTCGGATTTTGGAGTAGTAAAATGA
- the rplS gene encoding 50S ribosomal protein L19 encodes MDALKIISEGSIKAEKPQFNVGDTVRVDVRIKEGERERIQAFEGTVIAKKHGGVAETFTVRRVSYGVGIERVFPINSPFVEKVTVVRKGKVRRAKLFYLRGRTGKAAKVKSDI; translated from the coding sequence ATGGACGCACTGAAGATCATTTCTGAAGGCAGCATCAAGGCTGAGAAGCCCCAGTTCAACGTCGGCGATACCGTCCGCGTTGATGTTCGTATCAAGGAAGGCGAGCGCGAGCGTATTCAGGCCTTCGAGGGCACCGTCATTGCAAAGAAGCACGGCGGCGTCGCAGAGACCTTTACCGTTCGCCGCGTTTCCTACGGCGTCGGCATCGAGCGTGTCTTCCCCATCAACAGCCCCTTCGTCGAGAAGGTCACTGTTGTCCGTAAGGGCAAGGTCCGCCGCGCAAAGCTGTTCTACCTGCGTGGCCGCACCGGCAAGGCTGCCAAGGTCAAGAGCGATATTTGA
- a CDS encoding TIGR03936 family radical SAM-associated protein: MITVRISFKKRDEASYISLLDLQRVMQRVLKRSGLPVWHTLGFNPHIYMTFACPLSLGQESECECVDVKTEAEAPDFAQWQTALNAIMPTGIEVYRVEPVKMKADAIAYACYRIRYPASAAPLLEQYNTLDSVPVEKKSKRGVRMVEMKDYVPALTLEPEGEDVSFAVCLPAAQELNLNPSLLTAALEARFGLSAASASILRTEFLTADKQKFQ; encoded by the coding sequence TTGATTACAGTCAGGATCTCGTTTAAGAAGAGGGACGAAGCCTCCTACATCTCCCTGCTGGATCTGCAGCGGGTGATGCAGCGGGTGCTCAAGCGCAGCGGACTGCCGGTGTGGCACACACTGGGCTTCAACCCCCATATCTATATGACCTTTGCCTGCCCGCTCTCGCTGGGGCAGGAGAGCGAGTGTGAATGCGTGGACGTAAAGACCGAGGCCGAAGCCCCCGACTTTGCCCAGTGGCAGACGGCGCTGAACGCCATCATGCCCACTGGCATCGAGGTCTACCGGGTGGAGCCGGTAAAGATGAAGGCCGACGCCATCGCCTACGCCTGCTACCGCATCCGCTACCCGGCCTCTGCTGCGCCGCTGCTTGAGCAGTACAACACCCTCGACAGCGTGCCGGTGGAGAAGAAGAGCAAGCGCGGCGTCCGGATGGTCGAGATGAAGGACTACGTCCCCGCGCTCACGCTTGAGCCGGAAGGGGAGGACGTGAGCTTTGCCGTCTGTCTGCCCGCTGCACAGGAGCTGAACCTGAACCCTTCGCTGCTGACGGCGGCGCTGGAAGCAAGATTCGGCCTGTCTGCGGCGAGCGCCTCCATCCTGCGCACCGAATTCCTGACGGCGGACAAGCAGAAGTTTCAGTAA
- a CDS encoding TIGR03960 family B12-binding radical SAM protein translates to MFDPKLKEALSRVQKPGRYTGGEPGSVYKNKDEVDVRFAFCFPDTYEVGMSFLGEKILYELLNSHKNWWCERAFMPWLDMKAEMERLGLPLYTMESKDPLTDFDAVGFTLQYELSYTNILAMLELAGIPFYSKDRDERWPLIVAGGPCACNSEPIADFFDVIQLGEGENQLPGICAEIEKAKKEGGVSKKELLRRIAKIPGVYIPAFYDVEYCEDGRVKSITPNEPGIPAVVTKAIIKDLNEFAPPTNFVVPMVGAIQDRASVEVLRGCVRGCRFCQAGFLYRPMRQRDASLLNKAAQDLCANTGYEELSLSSLSTSDHSQLEELLDDLNEWAPKEHVSLSLPSLRMDNFSQSLIEKTTKVRKSGLTFAAEAGTQRLRDVINKNVTWDEIEKTCSLAFANGYTSVKLYFMMGLPTETMEDIEGIAETAQKVVDLYYSNPKHAKGRGVQVTISCACFVPKPHTPFQFVPMDTEEMLKAKQKHLLESVHSRKIKVNYHDSTTSFLEGVFAKGDRRLAPVILEAYKRGCYFDGWEECFQYDTWLKVFEDMGIDPKFYCQRPIGLDEVTPWSHMDYGITHEYLVREYNKALAAQTTQPCNRACHGCGANHLLGGPCFDYSQDLV, encoded by the coding sequence ATGTTTGATCCGAAACTGAAAGAAGCGCTGTCCCGGGTGCAGAAGCCGGGCCGTTATACCGGCGGCGAACCGGGCAGCGTGTATAAAAATAAAGATGAGGTGGACGTCCGCTTTGCGTTCTGCTTCCCGGACACCTACGAAGTGGGAATGTCTTTTCTGGGCGAAAAGATACTCTATGAGCTGCTGAACAGCCACAAGAACTGGTGGTGCGAGCGCGCCTTCATGCCGTGGCTGGATATGAAGGCGGAGATGGAGCGTCTGGGTCTGCCCCTCTACACGATGGAGAGCAAAGACCCTCTCACCGACTTCGATGCCGTGGGCTTCACGCTCCAATATGAGCTGTCCTACACCAACATCCTCGCCATGCTGGAGCTGGCGGGCATCCCGTTCTATTCGAAAGACCGCGACGAGCGCTGGCCGCTCATCGTGGCAGGCGGCCCCTGTGCCTGCAACTCTGAGCCCATCGCGGATTTCTTCGACGTCATCCAGCTGGGCGAGGGCGAGAACCAGCTGCCCGGTATCTGTGCCGAGATCGAAAAGGCGAAGAAGGAGGGCGGAGTCTCCAAGAAGGAGCTGCTGCGCCGCATCGCCAAAATTCCCGGCGTCTATATCCCGGCGTTCTACGATGTCGAATACTGCGAGGATGGCCGCGTCAAGTCCATCACCCCCAACGAGCCGGGCATCCCGGCCGTCGTCACCAAGGCCATCATCAAGGACCTGAACGAGTTTGCACCCCCGACCAACTTCGTCGTCCCCATGGTGGGCGCGATCCAGGACCGCGCCAGCGTCGAGGTGCTGCGGGGCTGCGTGCGGGGCTGCCGGTTCTGTCAGGCCGGTTTCCTCTACCGCCCCATGCGCCAGCGCGACGCCAGCCTGCTGAATAAGGCAGCGCAGGACCTCTGTGCCAACACCGGCTATGAGGAGCTGAGCCTTTCCAGCCTGTCCACCTCCGACCACAGCCAGCTGGAAGAGCTGCTGGACGACCTGAACGAGTGGGCACCGAAAGAGCACGTCAGCCTGTCGCTGCCCTCCCTGCGGATGGACAACTTCTCCCAGAGCCTCATCGAAAAGACCACCAAGGTGCGCAAAAGCGGCCTGACCTTTGCCGCCGAGGCCGGCACCCAGCGCCTGCGCGACGTCATCAACAAGAACGTCACATGGGACGAGATCGAGAAGACATGCTCGCTGGCCTTCGCCAACGGCTACACCTCCGTCAAGCTCTACTTCATGATGGGCCTGCCCACCGAGACGATGGAGGACATCGAGGGCATCGCCGAGACGGCCCAGAAGGTGGTGGACCTCTACTACTCCAACCCCAAGCACGCCAAGGGCCGCGGCGTGCAGGTGACCATCAGCTGCGCCTGCTTCGTGCCCAAGCCCCACACTCCCTTCCAGTTCGTCCCCATGGACACCGAGGAAATGCTCAAGGCCAAGCAGAAGCATCTGCTGGAGAGCGTCCACAGCCGGAAGATCAAGGTCAACTACCACGACAGCACCACCAGCTTCCTCGAGGGCGTCTTCGCCAAGGGTGACCGCCGCTTGGCCCCGGTCATCCTCGAGGCCTACAAGCGGGGCTGCTACTTCGACGGCTGGGAGGAGTGCTTCCAGTACGACACATGGCTGAAGGTCTTCGAGGACATGGGCATCGACCCGAAGTTCTACTGCCAGCGCCCCATCGGTCTGGACGAGGTGACGCCGTGGAGCCATATGGACTATGGCATCACCCACGAATATCTGGTGCGGGAGTACAACAAGGCCCTCGCAGCCCAGACCACCCAGCCCTGCAACCGTGCCTGCCACGGCTGCGGCGCCAATCATCTGTTAGGAGGGCCGTGCTTTGATTACAGTCAGGATCTCGTTTAA
- a CDS encoding metalloprotease — protein MRRLVRAGPLVFRDPLLLCGALYLLLWSDASGFLRIGLYAAVLHELGHILVYLALFRRLPVIEVTMTGFCMRTRGQALTRGQTFLLAAAGPGTNALLAAVWAVRMGQYAAIRDSAFLAANVLTGAFNLLPIPPLDGAQMVRCLLQSSSK, from the coding sequence ATGAGGCGGCTCGTCCGGGCAGGGCCGCTGGTCTTCCGTGACCCGCTCTTGCTCTGCGGGGCGCTGTATCTGCTGCTCTGGTCCGACGCCAGCGGCTTTCTGCGCATCGGCCTGTATGCCGCTGTCCTCCATGAGCTGGGGCATATCCTCGTCTATCTGGCCCTCTTCCGCCGCCTGCCGGTCATCGAAGTGACCATGACCGGCTTTTGTATGCGGACGAGGGGGCAGGCCCTTACCCGGGGGCAGACCTTTCTTCTCGCTGCCGCCGGGCCGGGGACGAACGCTCTGCTGGCCGCTGTCTGGGCGGTGCGGATGGGGCAGTACGCTGCCATCCGGGACAGCGCCTTTCTCGCGGCCAACGTCCTCACCGGGGCATTCAATCTCCTGCCCATCCCGCCGCTGGACGGGGCGCAGATGGTGCGCTGTCTGTTGCAATCCTCCTCAAAATAG
- a CDS encoding M23 family metallopeptidase, with the protein MRTRQQSTKGWVIFAAFCAVLFCMTVLRACAAKTAPEGCSLERVRPTQAVCFPLGTNGWRVSDAYGWRTDPLTGEETFHRGTDLACAEGTRVLAAMDGVVSAARRSTTYGNYLRLSHSGGQETLYAHLQYLFVRAGEVVQAGQPLGTAGETGRSTGAHLHFELLEQGIRYDAGALLGLP; encoded by the coding sequence ATGCGGACAAGACAGCAGAGCACAAAGGGGTGGGTCATCTTCGCGGCGTTCTGCGCCGTTTTGTTCTGTATGACTGTGCTGCGGGCCTGTGCCGCCAAGACTGCGCCGGAGGGCTGCTCGCTGGAACGGGTGCGGCCGACGCAGGCCGTCTGCTTCCCACTGGGGACGAATGGATGGCGCGTCTCGGACGCCTACGGCTGGCGCACCGACCCCCTCACCGGCGAAGAAACCTTTCACCGGGGCACAGACCTCGCCTGCGCGGAAGGGACGCGGGTGCTGGCCGCGATGGACGGCGTCGTATCTGCCGCCCGGCGGAGCACGACCTACGGCAACTATCTCCGCCTGAGCCACAGTGGCGGGCAGGAGACGCTTTACGCCCACCTCCAATACCTCTTCGTCCGGGCCGGGGAGGTAGTGCAGGCGGGCCAGCCGCTGGGCACAGCAGGGGAGACTGGCCGCTCCACCGGGGCACACCTCCATTTCGAGCTTCTTGAGCAGGGCATCCGCTATGACGCCGGGGCGCTGCTGGGTCTGCCATGA